In one Brassica oleracea var. oleracea cultivar TO1000 chromosome C9, BOL, whole genome shotgun sequence genomic region, the following are encoded:
- the LOC106316531 gene encoding uncharacterized protein LOC106316531 isoform X1, with protein sequence MVWNYPEISKEDFTKLLKGFVDLLILASGFQSSGVPAHWDAENCRKALQWGLFFENMLRSINSSETFGESAREVEEAISEMKSNPLFPKVASDLQGMENLSSDTLSKGREFVLEHLMNNSTLKDTQLQSVLVAAVESGIIDVIDGKLSERQAVVSRVSALETGLNILSKQDKDTTLLGGGQQPIELVTWNKWQSKGLSYFLRKRTLRLVSGASLIFSAPRAQWAEVLRRLHVSAENKEDIFVEKIELLLLGCVTSRWTHLIEGIMSVSYKSVTVSEQYEELRNLLLQRSRGLKQNEIALTSKVEEILEHLTDILKNRSHHLWKLPSALIAAAIPPWSPLFGLYFGEIEKQLKLDLSATRCCSCDKDLNEHKDCELAERVWCLYVFHIVCRCHQTI encoded by the exons ATGGTGTGGAATTACCCAGAAATTTCCAAGGAAGATTTCACGAAGCTACTGAAAGGGTTTGTAGATTTGCTCATCCTCGCATCTGGGTTTCAATCTTCTGGCGTTCCCGCTCACTGGGACGCCGAGAATTGCAGGAAAGCTCTTCAATGGGGTCTCTTCTTCGAAAAC ATGTTAAGAAGCATAAATAGTTCAGAGACATTTGGGGAATCTGCGAGAGAGGTTGAGGAAGCTATCTCCGAGATGAAATCTAACCCCTTGTTCCCAAAG GTGGCTTCTGACTTGCAGGGTATGGAGAATCTGTCGTCAGATACTCTCTCAAAGGGAAGAGAGTTTGTGTTAGAGCACTTGATGAATAACTCAACGTTGAAGGATACGCAACTCCAATCTGTTCTGGTTGCAGCTGTGGAATCCGGCATTATCGACGTAATTGATGGGAAGCTCAGTGAGAGGCAAGCTGTTGTGTCACGTGTATCAGCGCTTGAGACTGGTTTGAATATCCTTTCCAAACAAGACAAGGATACAACTTTGTTGGG TGGAGGACAACAGCCTATTGAGCTTGTAACATGGAACAAATGGCAATCTAAAGGTCTGTCTTATTTTCTGCGTAAGAGAACTTTGAGATTGGTATCGGGAGCCAGCTTGATATTTTCTGCACCGAGAGCTCAGTGGGCAGAGGTGTTGAGAAGGCTGCACGTTTCAGCTGAGAACAAAGAGGATATATTCGTCGAAAAGATT GAGCTATTGTTACTAGGATGCGTAACGAGCAGATGGACTCATTTAATCGAAGGTATCATGTCAGTTTCTTACAAATCTGTCACCGTGTCCGAACAATACGAGGAGTTACGTAACCTGCTTCTTCAAAGATCTAGAGGTTTAAAACAGAATGAGATCGCTTTGACTTCAAAG GTTGAAGAGATTCTTGAGCATCTAACAGATATATTAAAGAATCGTTCTCATCACCTCTGGAAATTGCCTTCTGCCCTTATCGCAGCTGCAATTCCACCATG GTCACCATTGTTTGGTTTGTATTTTGGCGAAATAGAGAAACAGTTGAAACTAGACCTCTCAGCAACAAG ATGTTGTAGCTGCGATAAAGATCTAAACGAGCATAAGGACT GTGAGCTTGCGGAGAGAGTTTGGTGCTTGTACGTATTCCATATTGTCTGCAGATGCCACCAAACAATTTAA
- the LOC106316531 gene encoding uncharacterized protein LOC106316531 isoform X2, which translates to MVWNYPEISKEDFTKLLKGFVDLLILASGFQSSGVPAHWDAENCRKALQWGLFFENMLRSINSSETFGESAREVEEAISEMKSNPLFPKGMENLSSDTLSKGREFVLEHLMNNSTLKDTQLQSVLVAAVESGIIDVIDGKLSERQAVVSRVSALETGLNILSKQDKDTTLLGGGQQPIELVTWNKWQSKGLSYFLRKRTLRLVSGASLIFSAPRAQWAEVLRRLHVSAENKEDIFVEKIELLLLGCVTSRWTHLIEGIMSVSYKSVTVSEQYEELRNLLLQRSRGLKQNEIALTSKVEEILEHLTDILKNRSHHLWKLPSALIAAAIPPWSPLFGLYFGEIEKQLKLDLSATRCCSCDKDLNEHKDCELAERVWCLYVFHIVCRCHQTI; encoded by the exons ATGGTGTGGAATTACCCAGAAATTTCCAAGGAAGATTTCACGAAGCTACTGAAAGGGTTTGTAGATTTGCTCATCCTCGCATCTGGGTTTCAATCTTCTGGCGTTCCCGCTCACTGGGACGCCGAGAATTGCAGGAAAGCTCTTCAATGGGGTCTCTTCTTCGAAAAC ATGTTAAGAAGCATAAATAGTTCAGAGACATTTGGGGAATCTGCGAGAGAGGTTGAGGAAGCTATCTCCGAGATGAAATCTAACCCCTTGTTCCCAAAG GGTATGGAGAATCTGTCGTCAGATACTCTCTCAAAGGGAAGAGAGTTTGTGTTAGAGCACTTGATGAATAACTCAACGTTGAAGGATACGCAACTCCAATCTGTTCTGGTTGCAGCTGTGGAATCCGGCATTATCGACGTAATTGATGGGAAGCTCAGTGAGAGGCAAGCTGTTGTGTCACGTGTATCAGCGCTTGAGACTGGTTTGAATATCCTTTCCAAACAAGACAAGGATACAACTTTGTTGGG TGGAGGACAACAGCCTATTGAGCTTGTAACATGGAACAAATGGCAATCTAAAGGTCTGTCTTATTTTCTGCGTAAGAGAACTTTGAGATTGGTATCGGGAGCCAGCTTGATATTTTCTGCACCGAGAGCTCAGTGGGCAGAGGTGTTGAGAAGGCTGCACGTTTCAGCTGAGAACAAAGAGGATATATTCGTCGAAAAGATT GAGCTATTGTTACTAGGATGCGTAACGAGCAGATGGACTCATTTAATCGAAGGTATCATGTCAGTTTCTTACAAATCTGTCACCGTGTCCGAACAATACGAGGAGTTACGTAACCTGCTTCTTCAAAGATCTAGAGGTTTAAAACAGAATGAGATCGCTTTGACTTCAAAG GTTGAAGAGATTCTTGAGCATCTAACAGATATATTAAAGAATCGTTCTCATCACCTCTGGAAATTGCCTTCTGCCCTTATCGCAGCTGCAATTCCACCATG GTCACCATTGTTTGGTTTGTATTTTGGCGAAATAGAGAAACAGTTGAAACTAGACCTCTCAGCAACAAG ATGTTGTAGCTGCGATAAAGATCTAAACGAGCATAAGGACT GTGAGCTTGCGGAGAGAGTTTGGTGCTTGTACGTATTCCATATTGTCTGCAGATGCCACCAAACAATTTAA
- the LOC106316175 gene encoding uncharacterized protein LOC106316175 translates to MKKQSLKRLQFRTWGKRIGSSTTASVTLGNTEEKTTIVAYAFSCCGKPPRVLVKQLVLRLKSRWRLWRKSDNNNNIQYSYDLRSYHLNFDDGWSGRW, encoded by the coding sequence ATGAAGAAACAGAGTTTGAAGAGACTTCAGTTTCGGACATGGGGAAAGCGGATAGGAAGCTCAACCACGGCTTCAGTAACGCTAGGAAACACAGAGGAAAAAACTACGATAGTGGCGTATGCGTTCTCATGTTGTGGGAAACCTCCTCGCGTTCTCGTGAAGCAGCTTGTTTTGAGGTTGAAATCGCGTTGGAGATTGTGGCGGAAGAGTGATAATAATAACAATATTCAGTATAGCTATGATCTCCGGAGCTATCATCTGAACTTCGACGACGGTTGGTCTGGTCGATGGTGA
- the LOC106313829 gene encoding acid phosphatase 1-like, with the protein MCIGNLLIFLSPNTSNTFFINNMARSLVFSLTLAFLFIGMVSARDWNILNQFKGLKPSTTTSQNGVASLKGPNLNGYCESWRVNVELHNIRDFTVVPQECVWFVQQYMTSSQYDDDVERAVDAAILYLGKTCCEKKKCDGMDAWIFDIDDTLLSTIPYHKSNGCFGGEQLNTTKFEEWQSWGKAPAVPNMVKLFHEIRERGLKIFLVSSRKEYLRSATVENLIEAGYHSWSNLLLRGEEEEKKSVTQYKADVRTWLTSLGYRVWGVMGSQWNSFAGCPVPKRTFKLPNSIYYIA; encoded by the exons ATGTGCATTGGCAATCTATTAATCTTCTT ATCGCCAAACACAAGTAACACCTTCTTCATCAACAACATGGCTAGATCTTTGGTGTTCTCTCTAACCCTCGCATTCCTCTTCATCGGAATGGTCTCAGCTCGTGACTGGAACATCCTAAACCAGTTTAAGGGACTCAAGCCAAGCACAACCACCAGCCAGAACGGCGTCGCCTCATTGAAAGGACCAAACCTAAACGGATACTGCGAGAGCTGGAGAGTTAATGTGGAGCTTCACAACATCAGAGACTTCACGGTGGTGCCACAGGAGTGCGTGTGGTTCGTCCAACAGTACATGACTTCATCTCAGTACGATGATGACGTGGAGAGAGCCGTTGATGCAGCCATCCTCTACCTCGGAAAAACTTGTTGCGAGAAGAAGAAATGTGATGGCATGGATGCTTGGATCTTTGACATTGATGACACTCTTCTCTCCACCATTCCTTACCACAAGAGCAACGGCTGTTTCGG TGGTGAGCAACTAAACACGACCAAATTCGAGGAATGGCAGAGTTGGGGAAAGGCACCAGCTGTTCCAAACATGGTGAAGCTGTTCCATGAGATCAGAGAGAGGGGTTTGAAGATCTTTTTGGTTTCTTCTCGCAAGGAGTACCTCAGATCCGCCACAGTCGAGAACCTTATTGAAGCCGGTTACCACAGCTGGTCTAACCTCCTTCTCAG GGGAGAAGAGGAAGAGAAGAAGAGTGTGACCCAATACAAAGCAGATGTGAGGACATGGCTTACAAGTCTTGGATACAGAGTTTGGGGAGTGATGGGTTCACAATGGAACAGCTTCGCAGGTTGTCCAGTTCCCAAGAGAACCTTCAAGCTCCCTAACTCCATCTACTATATCGCTTGA